A single Parabacteroides timonensis DNA region contains:
- a CDS encoding sensor histidine kinase, whose translation MLKGIYHSLTFRLGLFGILTAAGTYTAITHKWEWFILIFIGWLYSMQMMRNLFKRNAQKVAFMFDAIDNSDYAFQYATRGRSSNDKLVSESLNRITQILFQAKADAVQKEKYYELIMNSVNTGIIVLDDIGNIFQTNNEALRLLGLSVFTHVKQLARIDEKLQQTITDIRPGDKHQISFINERGTVNLSIRVSEMTLQDKHVRILAINDINSELDDKEIDSWIRLTRVLTHEIMNSVTPITSLSDTLLSLHEDADSEIRNGLEVISTTGKTLISFVESYRKFTHIPTPEPSLFYVQKFAERMINLARHHNNYPNITINISIEPADLIVYADENLITQVVLNLLKNGMQAIGREQPDGHIELKAYCNPDESVIIEVSNNGPVIPPEEAEHIFVPFFTTKEGGSGIGLSISRQIMRLSGGSIALKSNPAINRTSFVLTFP comes from the coding sequence ATGTTAAAAGGCATTTACCACAGTCTCACTTTCCGTCTGGGCTTGTTTGGAATACTAACCGCAGCCGGGACTTATACGGCAATCACCCATAAATGGGAATGGTTCATCCTTATCTTTATCGGCTGGTTGTATTCCATGCAGATGATGCGTAACCTATTCAAACGAAATGCCCAGAAGGTTGCCTTTATGTTCGATGCAATCGACAATAGTGATTATGCCTTCCAATATGCCACCCGCGGACGTTCATCGAACGACAAACTGGTAAGCGAATCGCTAAACCGTATCACTCAAATACTTTTCCAGGCAAAAGCGGATGCCGTACAAAAAGAAAAGTACTACGAGTTGATCATGAACTCCGTAAATACAGGTATTATAGTCCTGGATGATATAGGAAATATCTTTCAGACCAACAACGAGGCCTTGCGTTTACTCGGTCTTTCCGTATTCACCCATGTCAAACAACTGGCACGTATAGACGAAAAACTACAACAAACGATCACCGATATACGTCCGGGAGACAAGCACCAAATTTCATTTATCAATGAACGCGGAACTGTCAACCTGTCGATCCGTGTCTCCGAAATGACCTTACAGGATAAACATGTGCGCATCCTGGCAATCAACGACATCAACAGTGAACTGGACGACAAGGAAATCGACTCATGGATACGCCTGACTCGTGTATTGACACACGAAATCATGAATTCCGTTACCCCGATTACCTCCCTGAGCGACACGTTACTCTCTTTACATGAAGATGCCGATAGTGAAATACGTAATGGGTTGGAAGTGATCAGTACGACCGGTAAGACGCTGATATCATTCGTAGAGTCTTATCGCAAATTCACGCACATACCAACCCCGGAACCTTCGTTGTTCTATGTGCAGAAATTCGCAGAAAGAATGATAAATCTGGCACGCCATCACAACAATTATCCTAATATAACGATTAATATAAGTATAGAACCGGCCGACCTGATTGTTTATGCCGACGAAAACCTGATCACTCAGGTTGTTTTGAATCTGCTGAAAAACGGAATGCAGGCAATAGGCAGAGAACAGCCGGACGGACATATCGAACTGAAGGCTTATTGTAATCCGGATGAATCCGTAATCATCGAAGTCAGCAATAACGGTCCGGTTATCCCACCGGAAGAAGCTGAACATATATTTGTTCCGTTCTTTACTACCAAGGAAGGCGGAAGCGGTATCGGACTTTCTATCTCGCGGCAGATCATGCGGCTTTCAGGAGGTAGCATTGCTTTAAAGAGCAATCCGGCTATAAACCGAACGTCGTTCGTTCTGACATTCCCCTAA
- a CDS encoding tetratricopeptide repeat protein produces the protein MKKDDISRLLQRYLDAHEKGKEPYFDADELSDLLDSFEESDDYKYFDEILALGLKLHPGNIDLQIRQCRFYVYNEDYESALALIDTIAETDSQDLDLLRLECFCMLDQYDKVVEYTEDIAARDCDYLELAFEYIAPLLSDMEMNKEARDYIKRGITLFPDNLNLKDELCYSLEMEGDIDGAITICNELIDKDPYSHDYWFSLGRLYSIKAEFDKAIEAFDFALTCDDSDPELKILKAYCLYMNENYEKALEVYKEIETDSDMTERIKPLMAECYIKLEDYEGAYRMLKDIIGKKIVTNEPAAYINYIRCCTETNRDREASNTLIKAVELFPNNVRILSLLALTYVENGEDRLAIDTTERLFNVLDQGSDYLPEDYESLFHAGQFLYMKGEIEKALKYYLKVLEVNPDMPYIHLHLAMAYLAKGDMKHFGEHFSQTSPQELVEYLESSGVDFSDVEQQLMGKHIPPEDLTKEFLNNKDNNN, from the coding sequence ATGAAAAAAGATGATATTTCACGCCTGTTACAACGCTACCTGGACGCCCACGAAAAAGGGAAAGAGCCCTATTTCGATGCGGACGAACTGAGTGACCTGTTGGACAGTTTTGAAGAATCGGACGATTATAAATACTTTGATGAAATTTTAGCCTTAGGGCTAAAACTTCATCCGGGTAATATTGACTTGCAGATCAGACAATGCCGTTTTTATGTTTATAATGAAGATTATGAAAGCGCACTTGCTTTGATCGACACCATTGCCGAAACCGACAGCCAGGACCTGGACTTATTACGACTCGAATGCTTTTGTATGCTCGACCAATATGATAAAGTGGTCGAATACACGGAAGACATCGCAGCGAGAGACTGTGATTATCTCGAATTGGCTTTCGAATACATCGCTCCTCTTTTAAGTGATATGGAAATGAATAAGGAAGCCCGTGATTATATCAAGCGCGGTATTACTTTGTTTCCGGACAACCTCAACCTAAAAGACGAGTTATGTTATAGCCTGGAAATGGAAGGCGATATCGACGGGGCGATTACAATATGTAACGAACTGATCGATAAAGATCCTTATTCGCACGATTATTGGTTCTCACTGGGACGTCTCTATTCCATCAAGGCTGAATTCGACAAAGCAATCGAAGCATTCGACTTTGCCCTTACCTGCGACGATTCGGACCCCGAACTGAAAATACTGAAAGCCTATTGCCTCTATATGAATGAAAATTATGAAAAGGCATTGGAGGTATATAAAGAGATCGAAACCGATTCGGATATGACGGAGCGTATCAAACCGCTCATGGCTGAATGTTATATCAAGCTGGAGGACTATGAAGGAGCATACAGAATGCTAAAAGATATTATCGGAAAGAAGATCGTAACCAACGAACCGGCAGCTTATATCAATTATATCCGGTGCTGTACGGAAACAAACCGTGACCGCGAAGCATCCAATACACTGATAAAAGCAGTTGAATTATTTCCAAATAATGTCCGGATACTATCTTTACTGGCACTAACTTACGTCGAGAACGGAGAAGACAGGCTTGCTATCGACACTACCGAACGCTTGTTTAATGTACTGGATCAGGGAAGTGATTATCTACCCGAAGATTACGAAAGCCTGTTTCATGCAGGACAGTTTCTGTATATGAAAGGAGAGATAGAAAAGGCACTCAAATATTATCTAAAGGTATTGGAGGTTAACCCCGACATGCCTTATATCCATCTTCACTTGGCGATGGCTTATCTGGCGAAAGGCGACATGAAGCATTTCGGTGAGCATTTCTCACAGACCTCTCCCCAGGAACTGGTAGAGTATCTTGAAAGCTCGGGAGTCGACTTTAGCGATGTGGAACAACAGCTAATGGGCAAACACATTCCCCCCGAAGATCTGACGAAGGAATTCCTCAATAATAAAGACAATAACAATTAA
- a CDS encoding DUF368 domain-containing protein produces the protein MKRNLKDYGLLLLKGMGMGAADVVPGVSGGTIAFIVGIYEELIDSIKSINGASLKLLFTGKIAAFWKAINANFLLALVSGIGISIFSLAKIITWLLVTHPILVWAFFFGLVLASTWFVSKDIKQWNWKSVLCFIIGAIIAYYITVATPAETPTNLFFIFLCGAIAICAMILPGISGSFILVLLGKYFYIMEAVKTFNIPVMLVFICGAVLGITSFSRVLSFALRRFHDTTIAVLAGFMLGSLNKVWPWKKTVETFTGDGQSFLEESNILPDQLVWEAVGLMIFGFAIVYFLEKLSMKGAKA, from the coding sequence ATGAAGAGAAATCTAAAAGACTACGGTCTCTTACTTTTGAAAGGCATGGGGATGGGGGCGGCAGATGTCGTGCCCGGAGTATCAGGTGGTACGATTGCCTTTATTGTAGGTATTTATGAAGAACTGATCGATTCGATCAAAAGTATTAACGGAGCCAGCCTGAAATTACTGTTTACAGGAAAGATCGCAGCTTTCTGGAAAGCGATCAATGCAAACTTCCTGTTGGCACTTGTTTCCGGTATCGGTATCAGTATCTTTTCCTTGGCAAAGATTATTACCTGGTTGCTGGTCACACATCCGATCCTGGTATGGGCATTCTTCTTCGGGTTAGTATTGGCGTCTACCTGGTTCGTATCGAAAGATATCAAACAATGGAACTGGAAGTCAGTCCTATGTTTTATCATCGGGGCTATCATCGCTTATTACATTACGGTTGCTACACCGGCCGAAACTCCGACCAACCTGTTCTTTATCTTCCTTTGCGGAGCAATTGCCATCTGTGCAATGATCCTGCCGGGTATTTCAGGTAGTTTCATCCTGGTATTACTGGGTAAATACTTTTATATCATGGAAGCGGTAAAAACATTCAACATCCCGGTCATGCTTGTTTTCATTTGTGGAGCAGTTTTAGGTATTACTTCTTTTTCCCGTGTACTTTCTTTTGCCTTACGAAGATTTCACGACACCACAATTGCCGTATTAGCCGGATTTATGCTAGGTTCGCTGAATAAAGTATGGCCATGGAAGAAGACAGTCGAAACATTTACAGGTGATGGACAATCTTTTCTGGAAGAATCAAACATCCTACCCGATCAATTAGTATGGGAAGCTGTCGGATTAATGATCTTCGGTTTTGCTATCGTATATTTCCTTGAAAAGTTATCCATGAAAGGAGCTAAGGCTTAA
- a CDS encoding DedA family protein encodes MEYFNLLVDFVLHIDAHLAALVSTYGIWIYAILFLIIFCETGLVVTPFLPGDSLLFVAGALAALPGNPMNVHLIVGVLIVAAVLGDASNYIIGRLFGERMFSNPNSKIFKQSYLEKTHKFYEKHGGKTIILARFVPIVRTFAPFVAGMGHMSYRHFASYNVIGGVIWVVLFSYAGYFFGGMEIVQKNLELLIVLIIFISILPGVFEVVRNKYFVKTN; translated from the coding sequence ATGGAATACTTCAATCTTCTGGTTGATTTTGTACTGCACATCGACGCTCATCTGGCAGCACTTGTATCGACTTATGGTATTTGGATATATGCCATTTTATTCCTGATCATTTTTTGTGAAACAGGACTGGTAGTAACTCCTTTTCTTCCTGGCGATTCATTGTTATTTGTGGCCGGAGCTTTAGCTGCTTTGCCGGGTAACCCGATGAATGTGCATCTTATTGTAGGTGTTTTGATCGTTGCGGCAGTACTGGGAGATGCCTCTAACTATATAATAGGCAGGCTGTTCGGGGAGAGAATGTTTAGTAATCCTAACTCAAAGATATTTAAACAAAGTTATCTGGAGAAGACACATAAATTTTATGAAAAGCACGGAGGTAAGACAATTATTCTGGCACGTTTTGTCCCTATTGTAAGGACTTTTGCTCCGTTTGTAGCCGGTATGGGACATATGAGTTACCGGCATTTTGCTTCATACAATGTGATAGGAGGGGTGATCTGGGTGGTTCTCTTTTCGTATGCCGGTTATTTTTTCGGCGGAATGGAGATCGTTCAGAAGAATCTGGAACTTTTGATTGTCCTTATCATCTTTATCTCCATTCTGCCGGGAGTTTTTGAAGTTGTCAGAAATAAATATTTCGTTAAAACAAACTGA
- a CDS encoding glutamine--tRNA ligase/YqeY domain fusion protein: MSDIRTNEEEGKKSLNFIEANVEKDLAEGKNGGRVQTRFPPEPNGYLHIGHAKAICLDFGMAERYNGVCNLRFDDTNPVKEDVEYVDAIKEDIEWLGFHWNNIYYASDYFQQLWDFAVRLIKEGKAYIDEQSSEVIAQQKGTPTQPGINSPYRDRPIEENLALFQKMSDGEVEEGAMVLRAKIDMANSNMHFRDPIIYRVVTSAHHHRTGDKWKVYPMYDFAHGQSDFFEGVTHSLCTLEFVVHRPLYDLFIDWLKEGKDLDDNRPRQTEFNKLNLSYTLMSKRNLLTLVKEKLVDGWDDPRMPTICAFRRRGYSPESIRKFVDKIGYTTYDALNEFALLESAVREDLNARATRVSAVLDPVKLIITNYPEGKVEEMEAINNPEDETAGTHLIEFSRELWMEREDFMEDAPKKFFRMTPGQEVRLKNAYIVKCTGCKKNDAGEVVEVYCEYDPNTKSGMPDSNRKVKGTLHWLSCAHSLPAEVRLYDRLWKVENPRDELAAIREAKDCSVLDAMKEIINPDSLNILTNCYVEKYLANAKPYDYLQFQRIGYFNVDKDSTPEKLIFNRTVSLKDTWSKVKDKA; the protein is encoded by the coding sequence ATGAGCGATATCAGAACGAACGAAGAAGAAGGCAAAAAGAGCCTGAATTTTATTGAAGCAAATGTTGAGAAAGATTTAGCAGAGGGTAAAAACGGAGGACGCGTACAAACCCGTTTCCCCCCTGAACCCAACGGTTACCTGCATATCGGACACGCCAAAGCAATTTGCCTGGACTTCGGCATGGCAGAACGTTACAACGGGGTTTGTAACCTTCGTTTCGACGACACTAATCCGGTAAAGGAAGACGTAGAGTATGTCGATGCAATAAAAGAAGATATAGAATGGCTCGGATTTCATTGGAATAACATCTATTATGCATCCGACTATTTCCAGCAGTTATGGGACTTTGCCGTCCGTCTGATCAAGGAAGGAAAAGCCTATATCGACGAACAAAGTTCGGAAGTTATCGCCCAGCAAAAAGGAACCCCTACCCAACCGGGTATCAACAGTCCGTACCGCGACCGTCCCATCGAAGAAAACCTGGCTTTGTTCCAGAAGATGAGTGACGGAGAAGTGGAAGAAGGTGCTATGGTATTGCGTGCCAAGATCGACATGGCTAATTCCAATATGCATTTCCGCGACCCGATCATCTATCGTGTGGTAACATCCGCACATCACCACCGTACAGGTGACAAGTGGAAAGTGTATCCGATGTACGACTTTGCACATGGACAGAGCGACTTCTTCGAAGGCGTTACGCATTCACTTTGTACCCTCGAATTCGTGGTACACCGCCCGTTGTACGACTTGTTCATCGACTGGCTGAAAGAAGGTAAAGACCTCGACGATAACCGTCCCCGTCAGACCGAGTTCAATAAACTGAACCTGAGTTATACGCTAATGAGTAAGCGTAACCTACTTACACTGGTAAAAGAAAAGTTGGTCGATGGCTGGGACGATCCCCGCATGCCGACTATCTGTGCATTCCGTCGCCGTGGTTATTCTCCCGAATCCATCCGCAAGTTTGTCGATAAGATCGGCTACACCACTTACGATGCCCTAAATGAGTTTGCCTTGTTGGAAAGCGCCGTTCGTGAAGACCTGAATGCCCGTGCCACACGTGTATCGGCCGTTCTTGACCCGGTCAAACTGATCATCACCAACTATCCGGAAGGAAAAGTGGAAGAAATGGAAGCCATCAATAACCCGGAAGATGAAACGGCAGGAACCCACCTGATCGAATTCAGCCGTGAGCTATGGATGGAAAGAGAAGACTTCATGGAAGATGCACCGAAGAAGTTCTTCCGCATGACTCCGGGACAGGAAGTACGTCTGAAGAATGCCTATATCGTGAAATGTACCGGTTGCAAAAAGAACGATGCCGGCGAAGTAGTTGAAGTATATTGCGAATATGACCCGAATACCAAAAGCGGTATGCCCGATAGCAACCGTAAGGTAAAAGGCACCCTGCACTGGTTGAGTTGTGCTCACAGCCTGCCTGCCGAAGTCCGCTTATACGACCGTCTCTGGAAAGTAGAAAATCCACGTGACGAACTGGCTGCTATCCGCGAAGCAAAGGACTGTTCCGTTCTGGATGCGATGAAAGAGATCATCAATCCGGACTCATTAAACATACTTACTAATTGTTACGTAGAAAAATACCTGGCAAATGCCAAACCGTATGATTACCTGCAATTCCAGCGTATCGGTTATTTCAACGTAGACAAAGATTCAACGCCAGAAAAGCTGATCTTCAACCGCACCGTATCCTTGAAAGATACCTGGAGCAAGGTGAAGGATAAAGCGTAA
- a CDS encoding Nramp family divalent metal transporter, whose translation MKLLDKLKINHKPRSGGLDLLKYIGPGLLVTVGFIDPGNWATNLAAGSEFGYALLWVVTFSSIMLIIIQHNVAHLGIVTGLCLSEATNKYLPRTLSRPILGSAMLASISTSLAEILGGAIALRMLFSMPIKIGAVIITLACLIMLLSNTYSKIERWIIMFVSIIGLSFLYELALVDVHWGEAIQGWVKPSFPPNSMLIIMSVLGAVVMPHNLFLHSEVIQSREWNLEDESVIKKQLKYEFYDTLLSMVIGWAINSAMIILAAATFFKEKVTVDELDQAQQLLVPLVGSNAGVIFAAALLLAGISSTITSGIAGASIFAGFYGEAYNHKDLHSKLGVILSFVPALLIIFVIGDPFKGLILSQMLLSVQLPITVFTQVYLTSSKKVMGVYVNSRSTTILLVLLGTLVTVLNIALLISLF comes from the coding sequence ATGAAACTTCTAGACAAACTCAAAATCAATCACAAACCGCGCTCCGGCGGATTAGACTTACTGAAATACATTGGCCCCGGCCTACTGGTCACCGTCGGCTTCATCGATCCCGGAAACTGGGCGACCAACCTGGCAGCCGGTTCTGAATTCGGATATGCCCTGTTATGGGTAGTTACCTTTTCTTCCATTATGCTGATCATCATCCAGCACAACGTGGCCCACCTCGGAATCGTAACCGGACTGTGCCTGTCGGAAGCAACCAACAAATACCTGCCCCGTACACTCAGCCGCCCTATCCTCGGCTCTGCTATGTTGGCCAGTATATCCACTTCACTGGCGGAGATACTGGGTGGAGCTATCGCCCTGCGTATGTTGTTCAGTATGCCGATCAAGATCGGAGCAGTCATTATTACCCTGGCCTGCCTGATCATGTTGCTCAGCAACACATACAGTAAAATAGAACGTTGGATTATCATGTTCGTCTCCATCATCGGACTGTCGTTTCTTTATGAACTGGCATTGGTAGACGTTCATTGGGGAGAAGCCATACAAGGGTGGGTAAAGCCTTCGTTTCCACCGAATTCCATGTTGATCATCATGAGTGTACTCGGTGCCGTGGTTATGCCGCATAACCTCTTCCTGCACTCGGAGGTGATCCAGAGTCGTGAATGGAACCTCGAAGACGAGTCTGTGATCAAGAAACAATTGAAATACGAGTTTTACGATACACTTCTTTCGATGGTGATCGGCTGGGCTATCAACTCGGCTATGATCATCCTGGCCGCCGCCACTTTCTTCAAAGAGAAAGTAACGGTCGACGAACTCGACCAGGCACAACAGCTATTGGTTCCTCTCGTTGGAAGTAATGCCGGTGTTATCTTTGCAGCAGCCCTGTTACTGGCAGGCATCTCATCCACCATCACATCCGGTATTGCAGGAGCTTCCATCTTTGCCGGCTTTTACGGGGAAGCATATAATCACAAAGACTTACACTCCAAGTTAGGAGTTATCCTGTCGTTCGTTCCGGCATTGCTTATTATTTTTGTGATCGGCGACCCGTTCAAAGGATTGATCCTTTCACAGATGCTACTGAGCGTACAGTTACCAATCACAGTCTTTACACAGGTATATCTTACCTCGAGCAAGAAAGTGATGGGTGTATACGTCAATTCACGTTCGACCACCATCCTTCTCGTATTATTGGGAACGTTGGTTACGGTATTGAACATTGCCTTGTTGATCAGTTTGTTTTAA